The following proteins are encoded in a genomic region of Liolophura sinensis isolate JHLJ2023 chromosome 7, CUHK_Ljap_v2, whole genome shotgun sequence:
- the LOC135471358 gene encoding ATP synthase mitochondrial F1 complex assembly factor 1-like isoform X1, translating to MRQFRIIYGNLQKGLFQVHCNQCLQRAQNKHFCFLTVTRSHRPHLMSLPQSSWKQELSTTAAFLQQFQKDKEFDVTKNPYFAKYSEKLKDLAKENPEEYERKLEELEKKLKEAEESRKKELSEPPKPLTGKTGSWPPKTLNEIMKVEMVQDKSAEEVEEIWKQHHLHKDGVFSVIKKSDFDAMMSNAGEFPTFIYALPRADGYEFILSQFSENNVYFTSLQMFQMLKENAQASLTIAHFTDFKDTKGIVLMAGKFDEKFLNQMEAVNLVKQMALFYGTDSGERRHLLAAFNNSPTSFNHMDVIEEYKKIRQKVELFA from the exons ATCATTTATGGAAACTTGCAGAAGGGTTTGTTCCAGGTTCACTGTAACCAGTGTTTGCAACGAGCCCAGAATAAACACTTCTGCTTTCTCACTGTAACAAGATCACACCGTCCCCACCTGATGTCTCTACCTCAGTCATCGTGGAAACAGGAACTTTCCACAACTGCAGCATTTCTGCAGCAGTTTCAGAAAGACAAGGAATTTGATGTCACAAAAAATCCGTACTTTGCCAAATACAGTGAGAAGCTCAAAGACCTTGCTAA GGAAAATCCAGAAGAATATGAAAGGAAGCTGGAAGAACTTGAGAAGAAGCTAAAAGAAGCTGAAGAATCCAGAAAAAAGGAGCTCTCAGAGCCCCCTAAACCACTTACAGGGAAGACAGGTTCATGGCCCCCAAAG ACTCTTAATGAGATTATGAAAGTGGAGATGGTTCAAGACAAGTCTGCTGAAGAAGTTGAAGAG ATCTGGAAGCAACACCATTTGCATAAAGATGGTGTATTTTCTGTTATTAAG AAATCTGATTTTGATGCAATGATGTCAAATGCTGGAGAATTTCCAACA tttatCTATGCTTTGCCCCGAGCTGATGGCTATGAGTTCATTCTCTCCCAGTTTTCAGAAAACAATGTTTACTTCACATCGTTGCAGATGTTCCAG ATGCTTAAGGAGAATGCACAGGCATCATTAACTATAGCTCACTTCACAGATTTTAAGGACACAAAAGGGATTGTTTTGATGGCAGGAAAATTTGATGAGAAATTCTTG aatcAGATGGAAGCAGTTAACCTTGTCAAACAGATGGCACTGTTTTATGGAACTGACTCCGGCGAAAGACGCCATCTACTGGCAGCTTTCAACAATTCTCCTACCAGTTTCAACCATATGGACGTGATAGAAGAATACAAGAAAATCAGACAGAAAGTTGAGCTCTTTGCATGA